The Brassica napus cultivar Da-Ae chromosome C9 unlocalized genomic scaffold, Da-Ae chrC09_Random_64, whole genome shotgun sequence DNA window aagaaaatcatgtatttttccAGGCAAAtccattatattattaaaaaaagaaaaaatagaaatcctTTTCATGACCTTATTAATTTAACcggggaatttttttttaatatgtttctaaTAGAGTGAAATTAGAATCTAATGAATATTAATTGATGTAGATACAATTATTAGACAGTTTCgcttttttattctaatattttcaACCTATCTATTTCAAGCAAgataataattacgaaaatattatattaaaaggaTGAGCCTTAATACTtaatattattctataaatacaagtttttaattaaattctttatataatataattcaacagttttgcattctttttttaataaaattaatgggTTTACCCATTTTTTGTTTGAGGTGAATTCAAAATTGTTCGAATAGTATAATCGTCAATTACTGACATTGGTAAACGCCCCAAAGCGATTTGATTATAATTCAACTCGTGACGATCATAAGTTGAAAACTCATATTCTTCAGTCATTGACAAACAATTTGTTGGACAATACTCAACACAATTAccacaaaatatacaaattccAAAATCAATACTGTAATTAAGCAATCGTTTTTTTCGAATATTAGTTTCCAATTTCCAATCAACAACCGGCAGATCTATAGGACATACTCGAACACATACTTCACAAGCAATGCATTTATCAAATTCGAAATGGATTCGACCGCGGAAACGTTCTgatgttattaatttttcataGGGATATTGAATAGTTACAGGTAAACGATTTGTGTGGGATAAGGTAATCATGAAACCCTGACCAATATACCTTGCAGCTCGTAGGGTTTGTTGACCATAATTCATGAACCCGGTTATCATAGGAAGCATATTGTAATTATCTATGAATAATTTgatctttgtttctttctcttgtttAAAACAAGTAATGAATATCTTGGATTGATTTTCAATTTAGAGTGAAAAGAGTTGGAAAGAAGTTGTTAATAATAGATTACCAAGGGAAATCGGTAAAAGAAATTTCCATCCAAGATTTAATAGTTGATCCATTCTTAGCCTAGGTAAAGTCCATCTGGTTGCGATAGAAATGAACAAGAACAAATAAGTTTTAGCTAATGTAATAAAGATACCAATTGTTGTTCCAAAAATTTGATCCTTTTCAAATAGCTCCAGCATAGATATATACGGAATAGAAATATTCCAACCGCCTAAGTATAGAACTGTTACAAATAATGAggaaattaatagatttagatAAGAAGCaacataaaataaaccaaatttgATACCGGAATATTCAGTTTGATAACCTGCTATTAATTCTTCTTCCGCTTCTGGTAAATCAAAAGGTAACCTCTCGCATTCTGCTAGGGaagaaattagaaaaatgataaaaccTATAGGTTGACGCCACAAATTCCATCCCCAAAAACCATATTTTGATTGTGCCTCAACTATATCAACTGTACTTAAACTGTTAGATAATCCTAGTCGGTGATAACATTACTATTCTCACCGCTATTACAAAACCGTACATGAGGTTTTCGCCTCATACGGCTCCTCGGGGGCCGTAAATAAATATAAGGACCAGATTAGTATTATTTAGATGGATATGATGTGTTCTAAAATGgattaaatagaaatatatcTGGGGTCCCGAATTATACCAATGGAATTCTGTCTGCTCAaattctaaaactaaaaaacgCGCTTCGGAATTCATCTCAtcctttacaaattttaatttctatttgTTGAGTAATAACTTAATCCTTTAATAAAGCACCCCTTGTAAAACTAAACCTAGGTTTTTCAGCCCGTCGTGTTTTTCAATTACGAAAAAGAATTAAACATCCTATTAGTTTCTTATTCATGAtagaaattctattttattttcgaaatctataaaaaaaatatacttgttTCGTTcctattcttctttctttcttttttagaaaaaaagtaggtggacttaaaaaaaaataaaggattaTTTCGTTTCTGATAGTCATTACATTTATCGGTGGATGGGAGCATACTCTGAATCGGAATCTTGGGGAGTACTGCCTGATAATTTCTACAAATTTCAAGCCCCAATTaaccttctttttttgttatcttatgTTATGCATAAATATCCTTTTCAATTTGGTTAATCTCTATTACAAATTCTTTGTGTATTTTGGTGTTTCTAACCATCCACGCGTTTTTACCTAATTGCCGATCACtttgtaatatatgtatatgtatagtaATTTATATAACTGATAGTGAAAACGTCATacggttaatattttttttaacccgCTTCAAGCCCGGCTGACTAATCAACCAACCTTGGGGTAAAGCGATTCTTACGCTTACGTTTATTTCCATTTAACCTTTGTACATAGGAAATGAgacttaatttttctttttactgcTAATTTCTGAGCAGTTTTTTTTCACTCATATATAACTATCAAATTCAAATTCCTTTTATTAAGATAAACCcgaaagataaatatatatattccgttttttttttcattttttttttatctagaaGAAACGGAATAAACCTTTCTGTTTCAACGAATCGCACGTAGAGATATTGATAAAACACATAGAGTTAATGGTATTTCATAACTAATCGCTTGAGCAGCAGCTCGCAGACCacctaaaaaagaatatttattatttgatcCATATCCTGACATAAGAAGTCCGATCGGAGCAACACTTGAGATGGCAATCCATAAAAAAATACCGATATTGAGATCCGCTAAAACAAGGTGATTGCTAAAAGGAATTACTGAATAACTTAGTAAAATAGAGATAACTGCTATAGATGGTCCAATACTAAATAAAGGAGTATTTCCTCTAGATGGACGAAGATCTTCTTTGAAAAGTAGTTTTGTCCCGTCGGCTAAAGCTTGAAGAATTCCTAACGGGCCGGCGTATTCAGGTCCAATACGTTGTTGTATCCCTGCAGATATTTCTCTTTCTAACCACACAATTACTAGTACACCAGTTATGATTCCCAATACAAGAGAAAATATAGGGACAAATATCCATATGAGTCCATAGACCTCTTTTAAAGATTCCAATCTAAGAAAAGAATTTATTGTTTGTACTTCTGTTGcataaattatcattttaacGATCAACTTCTCCCATAATTATATCTATGCTACCGAGTATCGTCATAATATCAGCCAATTTCATTCTTTTAACTAGTTCAGGAAGAATTTGCAAATTAATAAAACCCGGCGGTCGGATTTTCCATCTCCAAGGAAAACCACTTTGATCTCCTATGAGAAAAATTCCCAATTCCCCTTTTGGAGCTTCAACTCTTACGTAAAGTTCTTGTTTCGATAATTCAAAAGTAGGGGAAGGTTTTTTACTAATGAATCGATATTCAAAATCATTCCACTCTGGATTCCTTTTTTTATCAAAGCCTCTgctttctaaattttcatagGGACCCCCCGGAAGTCCTTCCAGAGCctgttgaataattttgatGGATTCTGTCATTTCGCTAAGTCGTACTAAATAACGAGCTAATGAATCTCCTTGTTTTTGCCACTGAATTTCCCATTCAAATTCATCGTAAGACTCATAACGATCAACTTTACGAAGATCCCATGGTATTCCGGATGCGCGTAACATTGGTCCGGATAAACCCCAATTTATTGCTTCTTCCCCACCAATAATCCCAACGCCTTCAACTCGTTCTAAAAAAATAGGATTTCGTGTAATAAGTTTTTGATATTCAACAACCtctgttaaaaaataatcacaaaaatcCAAGCATTTATCTATCCAACCATAAGGTAAATCCGCCGCTATTCCTCCAATACGAAAAAATTATGCATCATTCTCATACCGGTGGCAGCTTCGAATAGATCATATACAAATTCTCGTTCTctgaaaatatagaaaaaggGAGTCTGTGCCCCAATATCTGCCATAAAAGGGCCAAGCCATAACAGATGAGAAGCTATACGACTCAATTCTAGCATAATTACTCTGATATAGCTGGCTCTTTTAGGAACTTGAATATTTCCTAATTGTTCGGGTCCGTTTACTGTTATTGCTTCTGTAAACATAGTAGCTAAATAATCCCACCGCGTTACATAAGGTAAATATTGTATAATTGCTCGGTTTTCTGCAATTTTTTCCATTCCTCTGTGTAAATAACCCAATATGGGTTCACAATCAACAACATCCTCACCGTCTAGAGTAACAATTAAGCGAAGAACACCGTGCATGGATGGGTGGTGAGGTCCCATATTGACTATCATAAGATCTTTTCCTGTAACTGGTCTCTTCATAAGTTTTTCCTTGATTCGTTCTGGTATGAATTAGATTGCTGAAAAAGAAGTTTATTCAAAAATTCAAGAtctaaaaaattaactaattcaCAATTTTGGAATTTAACGAGTTTTTAATTCCCGAATATTCAACTGATTAATTAATTCTTTATAAcgtactctatttttttttgacaaataagCCAGCAGTCGTTGACGTTTTCCCAGAATTTTTCGTAGACCTCTCTGAGATAAATAATCTTTTCTGTGCAATTCCAAATGTGAAGTAAGTCTTCGTATCTTATTAGTGAAACTGACTACTTGAAATTCAACAGATCCCttgctttcttcttttttttcttgaaatgaaatgaatgtattttttatcataaaaagaaATCCTTCCCTTTTTAATATGAATTGAAAGATATGAATTTTACTGATCAGTAATAATAATGGTAGTTTTTTTGTACAAGGATCCGAATTTAATTATCAActtattaattcttaattttataaaaaaaaagtttaaatttcgatctaaaaaaggaggattttaaaaatttatttatgaattcGCTCTGAGTGGTATCTATGTCATTAATTCAATGAATCTCATGTATAAagattgaattaaaaaaaatccctcACATTTGTGCATCCAATTGTTTTCATATACcgtaacttatattatatattgttcaTATACCGTAActtaatactatatatatagtcaaaatatagtaaaaaggATCTACCATTAATGCATTTGAAATCGCGTATACATGTGTATTCTTATCATACTGAAATGATTTCCATTAGTCGTATTAAACCAATAGCGATTCATACAAGCTAAATCTTCTAATCGAAAATTGGGCCAAAGAAaggattttaatttaattaggttttttttatccttatcaagatctttctttttattcaaaacTGTGGTCAAGTTTTGAatatttgtatcaaattttgaatttctatcccttgcattttttttttttaaattgaaacaaaTTAGAATTCGAAATTCTTTACGTCGTTTAGGGGATAGAATAGTTTCAGGGACaaagaaatttaaacttttttttttataaatatagctttttttttttgatcttttacttattttttgtttatttttatgaacCAATGAAATCCCGATGGttctatatataataagttgGCCGTCGTTTTTTACAGACAAACGAACAGGTTCAACAATCAATATtccttttttcattaattttgaaaaagtgaaatTCTTCTCAATCATTAGAATATCTAAGCTCATCTCTCCTCTTTCAATACAAGATATCGTTATCTCGGTTGGATTTTTTAGTCTAACCAAGAGACAGTATGCTTTTACATTATTGaggattttttgattaaaaaaacaattccaTCGCAATTGAAAACGCGAATACCTTTTGAGAAATAAGTCAAGTTCCGCTTCGGTATtgctttttggtttttttttatttttacgtttttttatCTTCGATTCTGTATAattttcttcaatatttttttcttgctttgATAGAGCTGATTccgtatttatttttgtttctttatctgATTCAAACTCTTCTTGACCTGCTGAttcgttttcttctttatttagattaaaaaaccgaaggaattttttttcgtttgatggTATAAAACCTTTTTTCTTTAGGGTGATCTGTTTATTcacattttttgtttcattaaaattgaaaagaagTGATTTAATTGGTATGACCCACGGTTTCATTTTATATGTactagaaaataagaaaaattctggaaagaaaaaaaagtcaaaatttgTTATACGAGGATTTAGTATTTCTTCATTCATTCCCATccaatcaaaaaaatttattttttgattggCAAGACTCGtcttagttattttataaattcttttataattcttaactttagttttaatatatttttttttactcctAGTATCAAGctcaatatttactttttttctaaacCAAAAGTTGAGAATTC harbors:
- the LOC125595176 gene encoding NAD(P)H-quinone oxidoreductase subunit 1, chloroplastic-like encodes the protein MIIYATEVQTINSFLRLESLKEVYGLIWIFVPIFSLVLGIITGVLVIVWLEREISAGIQQRIGPEYAGPLGILQALADGTKLLFKEDLRPSRGNTPLFSIGPSIAVISILLSYSVIPFSNHLVLADLNIGIFLWIAISSVAPIGLLMSGYGSNNKYSFLGGLRAAAQAISYEIPLTLCVLSISLRAIR